A window of the Bacteroides thetaiotaomicron VPI-5482 genome harbors these coding sequences:
- a CDS encoding alginate lyase family protein → MKKYWFLLLAALLGGATCIFAKDTLATWKAPAGVALNSDFTVKVRLQDGVWHTLSSYLIKVDEVRDTRHYVENASMAIFDFTGKVEVAVTYNLGEVQTAKVRPLSYDIPFQIDGNTVTFTLEHPRNLSVEVNGDIFHNFHLFTGSPERTIPDKDNPEVIYFGPGIHTVKNGELRVPSGKTVYLAGGAVLMGRVLIENVHDVKLLGRGIIDHSIKGGIRIANSRDVYVEGIVATQCATGGSENVTIRNVKSISYYGWGDGMNVFASNNVLFDGVFCRNSDDCTTVYGTRLGFEGGCRNITMQNSTLWADVAHPIFIGIHGNSKAPEVLEDLNYINIDILDHREKQVDYQGCMAINAGDNNLIRNVHFEDIRVENFRQGQLVNLRIFYNEKYCTAPGRGIENVLFKNISYTGENAELSIIEGYDEKRKVKNIRFENLKINGKLIDDNMPDKPRWYKTSDMARIYVGPHVENIVFTSDVAQSQRRFVHPGITYTQGDLDRMKAMVEARQEPYYSTFLKLKESSYSSLDAPVVNRGEQIKEGRFNATIGVDGRRAHDLALLWHLTGEEAYARKAVEYLNANSYYTNTSSRGTGPLDNGKIYLLIDAAEMMRDYSGWTRQDQQRFKDMLVYPGYSNTENYSAKYANYLDDTKNGVTFYWNIYNFDAARFGNQGLFAARSMMAMAIYLDNEIMYDRAYRYLLGMKHRKDDLPYPSGPAISSDQPIHVSPTMIDYKLLQRKNDIQDYGYDEQLQYYIYPNGQCQESSRDQGHVLAGLHNYVAIAEMAWNQGDSLYSSLDNRLLLGLEWSYRYNLSSIQSYKKQETPWEPTGLTKDMNEVTFDNGKYLQIKSRSGRWESVNISSHGRGDVAGTGGTREMALAHYAVRSGLPAEKYTWLQRYRDYMIERYGCENWGVAPNWFYEWTGWGTLTKRLTPWMAGDPVTFSTGKRVSGLHQLPSTILAADYDYYCISENPEGHTYHNIGTVRGNEYRPDGAVELQKIDNKYVVVQVEDGEWMNYTVNIPKSGAYAVYLTYSANSSSHVAMASDQGLEISSSIPSSKKWKETKLGELSLSAGACVLRLRVDKAGQKLCLSAFRLEKVERDR, encoded by the coding sequence ATGAAGAAATATTGGTTCTTATTATTAGCTGCATTATTAGGTGGTGCAACTTGTATCTTTGCTAAAGACACACTTGCAACTTGGAAGGCTCCCGCAGGAGTTGCTTTAAATAGTGATTTTACGGTTAAGGTCCGTTTGCAAGATGGAGTCTGGCATACCTTATCTTCTTATCTGATTAAGGTGGATGAGGTAAGAGATACACGACATTATGTAGAAAATGCTTCGATGGCAATTTTTGATTTTACAGGAAAAGTGGAAGTAGCCGTAACCTATAATTTGGGAGAAGTACAGACGGCAAAAGTCCGTCCTCTCTCGTATGATATCCCATTTCAGATCGATGGTAATACAGTAACTTTTACATTAGAGCATCCTCGAAATTTGTCAGTAGAAGTAAATGGGGATATTTTTCATAATTTTCACTTATTTACAGGATCTCCGGAAAGAACGATTCCGGACAAAGATAATCCGGAAGTAATTTACTTTGGTCCTGGAATACATACAGTTAAAAATGGGGAATTGAGAGTGCCATCCGGTAAGACTGTGTATCTGGCAGGAGGAGCTGTTTTAATGGGGCGTGTCCTAATCGAAAACGTACATGATGTAAAATTGCTAGGAAGAGGAATTATCGATCATTCTATAAAAGGAGGTATTCGTATTGCGAATTCCCGAGATGTCTATGTAGAAGGAATTGTTGCTACTCAATGTGCGACAGGAGGGTCGGAAAATGTTACTATCCGTAATGTCAAAAGTATTAGTTATTATGGGTGGGGAGATGGCATGAATGTTTTTGCGAGCAATAACGTATTATTTGATGGTGTCTTCTGCCGTAACTCAGATGATTGTACAACTGTTTATGGCACTCGTTTGGGATTTGAAGGAGGTTGTCGGAATATAACAATGCAGAATTCCACTCTTTGGGCAGATGTAGCCCATCCTATTTTTATTGGAATTCATGGTAATTCTAAAGCTCCCGAAGTTTTGGAAGATCTGAATTATATTAATATTGATATATTGGATCATAGAGAGAAACAAGTCGATTATCAAGGATGTATGGCTATTAATGCAGGTGATAACAATTTAATACGCAATGTTCATTTTGAGGACATCCGTGTTGAGAATTTCCGTCAGGGGCAACTTGTCAATTTACGTATCTTTTATAATGAAAAATACTGTACTGCTCCCGGAAGAGGAATTGAGAACGTATTGTTTAAGAATATATCCTATACCGGAGAGAATGCGGAACTTTCTATTATTGAAGGATATGATGAAAAACGTAAGGTAAAGAACATACGTTTTGAAAATTTGAAAATAAATGGAAAATTGATTGATGATAATATGCCGGACAAACCTCGGTGGTATAAGACTTCAGATATGGCACGCATATATGTAGGACCTCATGTGGAAAATATTGTTTTTACAAGTGATGTAGCTCAGTCACAACGTCGTTTTGTTCATCCGGGTATTACTTATACGCAAGGTGACCTCGATCGTATGAAAGCAATGGTAGAAGCCAGACAAGAACCTTATTATTCTACCTTTTTGAAATTGAAGGAGTCTTCTTATTCATCACTTGATGCACCTGTGGTGAATCGTGGAGAGCAAATAAAGGAAGGGCGATTTAATGCTACAATCGGGGTGGATGGGCGTCGTGCTCATGATTTAGCTCTTCTTTGGCACTTGACAGGAGAAGAAGCCTATGCACGTAAGGCTGTAGAATATTTGAATGCAAATTCTTATTATACTAATACTAGTAGCCGTGGTACAGGACCGTTGGATAATGGGAAAATTTATTTGTTGATTGATGCGGCTGAAATGATGAGAGATTATTCTGGATGGACACGGCAAGATCAGCAACGTTTCAAAGATATGCTGGTTTATCCGGGGTATAGTAATACGGAAAATTATTCTGCTAAATATGCTAATTATCTGGATGATACAAAAAATGGAGTAACTTTTTATTGGAATATCTATAATTTTGATGCAGCGCGTTTCGGTAATCAAGGATTGTTTGCAGCACGCAGTATGATGGCAATGGCTATCTATCTTGATAATGAGATAATGTATGACCGTGCTTATCGCTATTTACTGGGAATGAAACATCGTAAAGATGATTTGCCATATCCTTCAGGACCGGCTATTTCCAGCGATCAACCCATTCATGTTTCTCCTACTATGATTGATTATAAATTGTTACAACGGAAGAATGATATTCAGGATTATGGTTATGACGAACAGCTTCAATATTATATTTATCCTAATGGTCAGTGTCAGGAATCCAGTCGTGATCAGGGACATGTATTAGCCGGGTTGCACAATTATGTTGCTATTGCAGAAATGGCATGGAATCAGGGGGATTCTTTATATAGTAGTTTGGACAATCGTTTATTGCTCGGGCTAGAATGGAGTTATCGTTATAACCTGTCAAGTATTCAATCTTACAAAAAACAGGAAACACCTTGGGAGCCAACAGGATTAACAAAGGATATGAATGAAGTCACATTTGATAACGGGAAATATCTCCAGATAAAAAGTCGTAGCGGACGTTGGGAGTCTGTGAATATCTCCTCTCATGGACGGGGAGATGTTGCCGGGACAGGAGGAACCAGAGAAATGGCATTGGCACATTATGCGGTGCGTAGTGGATTACCGGCTGAAAAATATACCTGGTTACAGCGTTATCGTGATTATATGATAGAACGTTATGGATGTGAGAATTGGGGAGTAGCCCCGAATTGGTTTTATGAGTGGACTGGTTGGGGGACTTTAACTAAGCGACTGACCCCTTGGATGGCAGGTGATCCGGTTACTTTTTCTACAGGTAAGCGAGTTTCCGGTTTGCATCAATTGCCCAGTACAATTTTGGCTGCTGATTATGATTATTATTGTATATCAGAAAATCCTGAAGGGCATACCTATCATAATATAGGGACAGTACGTGGAAATGAGTATCGTCCGGATGGAGCAGTTGAATTACAGAAAATAGATAATAAATACGTAGTGGTTCAGGTAGAAGACGGCGAGTGGATGAATTATACTGTTAATATCCCTAAAAGTGGAGCTTACGCTGTTTATCTTACTTATTCGGCAAATTCCTCTTCACATGTAGCAATGGCCTCTGATCAGGGATTAGAAATCTCGTCTTCGATCCCTTCTTCTAAAAAGTGGAAAGAAACAAAACTTGGCGAACTTTCACTTTCGGCTGGTGCCTGTGTATTGCGTTTACGTGTTGACAAGGCCGGACAAAAGTTATGTCTCAGTGCTTTCCGATTGGAAAAAGTAGAAAGGGATAGATAA
- the uxuA gene encoding mannonate dehydratase, producing MMEKTWRWFGKKDKITLPMLRQIGVEGIVTALHDIPNGEIWTIEAINALKSYIESYGLRWSVVESLPVCEAIKYGGTEREQLIENYKVSLTNLGKCGIKTVCYNFMPVIDWIRTDLQYLCPDGTSSLYYDRIRFAYFDMKILEREGAEKDYTEEELHKVSELDQVITEKEKDDLIDTIIVKTQGFVNGNIKEGDKEPVVLFKRLLTLYKDINRDILRENMCHFLSAIMPVCEEYGVNMCVHPDDPPFQVLGLPRIVTNEEDIAWFLNAVDNPHNGLTFCAGSLSAGEHNDTRELAKKFAKRTHFIHLRSTAAMPGGNFIESSHLAGRGHIIDLIRIFEKENPGLPMRIDHGRMMLGDEDKGYNPGYSFYGRMLALAQVEGMMTVVDDEIKRQMKL from the coding sequence ATGATGGAAAAAACATGGAGATGGTTTGGCAAGAAAGACAAGATTACCTTGCCAATGCTCCGGCAAATAGGTGTGGAAGGGATTGTTACAGCTTTGCACGACATACCGAACGGAGAAATATGGACAATAGAAGCGATTAATGCTCTGAAATCCTATATAGAATCATACGGACTGCGCTGGTCTGTAGTAGAAAGTTTGCCCGTATGCGAAGCGATCAAATATGGTGGGACAGAACGTGAACAGTTGATAGAGAACTACAAAGTAAGCCTTACCAATCTAGGTAAATGTGGAATAAAAACTGTTTGCTATAACTTTATGCCAGTCATCGACTGGATACGTACAGACTTGCAGTACCTCTGCCCCGACGGTACTAGCTCATTGTATTATGACCGTATCCGTTTCGCCTATTTCGACATGAAGATACTGGAACGGGAAGGGGCTGAAAAGGATTATACGGAAGAAGAACTTCATAAAGTTTCCGAACTGGATCAAGTGATCACCGAAAAAGAGAAGGATGATCTGATTGATACCATTATCGTTAAGACACAAGGATTTGTCAATGGGAACATCAAAGAAGGAGACAAAGAACCGGTCGTCCTTTTCAAACGGTTGTTAACTTTGTACAAAGATATTAACCGTGACATCCTGCGAGAAAATATGTGTCACTTTCTTTCTGCCATTATGCCGGTTTGCGAAGAATACGGAGTGAATATGTGCGTGCATCCCGACGATCCTCCATTCCAGGTTCTTGGTCTTCCTCGTATCGTCACCAATGAAGAAGATATAGCCTGGTTCCTGAATGCAGTAGACAATCCGCACAACGGACTGACATTCTGTGCAGGTTCCTTGAGTGCCGGCGAACACAATGATACCCGCGAATTGGCAAAGAAGTTTGCTAAACGTACGCACTTTATACACCTACGCAGCACAGCCGCCATGCCGGGTGGAAACTTCATTGAAAGTTCTCACCTGGCAGGAAGAGGACATATCATTGACCTTATCCGAATCTTTGAGAAAGAAAATCCGGGATTACCTATGCGCATTGATCACGGGAGAATGATGCTGGGAGATGAAGACAAGGGGTATAATCCAGGCTATTCTTTTTATGGACGTATGCTGGCACTGGCGCAAGTAGAGGGTATGATGACGGTAGTGGATGATGAAATAAAACGTCAGATGAAATTATGA
- a CDS encoding SDR family oxidoreductase translates to MNELFSIAGKVAVITGAGGVLGGNIAQHFVQQGAKVVAIDIRQEQLDNRVAELKQYGQDVIGIIGDVLDIASLEKVAEEIVAQWGQIDILLNIAGGNMPGATLESDQNFYDMDISCWEKVTSLNMNGTVYPSMIFGKVMAEQKKGCIINVSSMAAYSAITRVPGYSAAKTAVANFTQWLASEMALKYGDGIRVNAIAPGFFIGDQNRRVLINPDGSLTDRSKKVLAKTPMNRFGDIKELNGAVQFLCSEAASFVTGAMLPIDGGFSAFSGV, encoded by the coding sequence ATGAACGAATTATTTAGTATTGCCGGTAAGGTAGCTGTAATTACCGGAGCAGGTGGTGTGTTGGGAGGAAATATCGCCCAGCACTTTGTACAGCAGGGAGCAAAAGTTGTAGCTATCGACATCCGTCAGGAACAACTGGACAACCGTGTAGCAGAACTTAAACAATATGGTCAGGATGTTATCGGTATTATTGGAGACGTGCTGGACATCGCCAGTCTGGAAAAAGTAGCGGAAGAGATTGTTGCCCAATGGGGACAGATTGATATTCTGTTGAATATTGCCGGAGGCAACATGCCGGGAGCCACTCTTGAATCGGATCAGAACTTCTATGATATGGACATTTCCTGTTGGGAGAAAGTGACCAGTCTGAATATGAACGGTACAGTCTATCCGTCTATGATCTTTGGTAAAGTGATGGCAGAGCAGAAAAAAGGTTGCATTATCAATGTGTCTTCTATGGCTGCTTATAGTGCCATCACCCGTGTGCCGGGGTATTCGGCTGCAAAAACAGCTGTAGCTAACTTTACACAATGGCTTGCCAGTGAGATGGCTCTGAAATATGGTGACGGCATCCGTGTAAATGCCATTGCTCCCGGTTTCTTTATCGGCGATCAGAACCGTCGCGTACTTATCAATCCGGATGGCTCGCTGACTGACAGAAGCAAAAAGGTTTTAGCCAAGACACCGATGAACCGTTTTGGTGATATTAAAGAATTGAACGGTGCCGTACAATTTTTGTGTAGCGAAGCTGCCAGTTTTGTAACCGGTGCAATGTTGCCTATCGACGGTGGATTCAGTGCATTCAGCGGCGTATAA
- a CDS encoding IS4 family transposase codes for MFQDKYVFAQLASFLNRSKFNRIVTKYDGDKYVKHFTCWNQLLALMFGQLSNRESLRDLIVALEAHHSKCYHLGMGKNVSKSSLARANQDRDYHIFEEYAYYLVSEARQKCANHIFKLGGNVYAFDSTTIDLCLSVFWWAKFRKKKGGIKVHTLYDVETQIPAFFHITEASVHDY; via the coding sequence ATGTTCCAAGACAAATACGTTTTCGCTCAATTGGCTTCATTTCTGAATCGAAGTAAGTTTAACCGCATAGTCACCAAGTATGATGGTGATAAATATGTGAAGCACTTCACCTGCTGGAATCAACTACTTGCTTTGATGTTTGGTCAACTTTCTAATCGTGAAAGTCTGCGAGATTTGATAGTTGCTCTTGAAGCTCATCATTCCAAATGTTATCATTTAGGAATGGGTAAAAATGTATCAAAGTCATCGCTGGCAAGAGCAAATCAAGATAGAGACTATCACATCTTTGAAGAATATGCTTACTACCTGGTTAGCGAAGCACGACAAAAGTGTGCTAATCATATTTTCAAACTTGGCGGTAACGTTTATGCTTTCGATTCGACAACTATTGACCTGTGCCTTTCAGTCTTTTGGTGGGCAAAATTCCGCAAAAAGAAAGGTGGTATCAAAGTGCATACATTATATGATGTGGAAACACAGATTCCTGCATTCTTTCATATCACGGAAGCATCCGTACACGATTACTAA
- a CDS encoding IS4 family transposase — protein MIEIPYEPSSYYIFDRGYNNFKMLYKIHQIEAYFVVRAKKNLQYKSIQWKRRLPKNVLSDASVLLTGFYPKQYYPKPLRLVKYWDEEQEREFTFITNAMHISALQVAELYKNRWQVELFFKWLKQHLKIKRFWGTTENAVRIQIYAAICAYCLVAIIQHDMQLDRSTYEVLQILSISLTDKTHLRDLFDKTKFQNDKERFGPNGPSLFNF, from the coding sequence ATGATTGAAATTCCTTATGAACCAAGCTCTTATTACATCTTTGACCGCGGTTATAACAACTTCAAAATGCTGTATAAAATTCATCAAATTGAAGCCTACTTTGTTGTCAGAGCAAAAAAGAATCTTCAATACAAATCCATCCAATGGAAACGTAGACTGCCTAAGAATGTGCTTTCAGACGCAAGTGTACTTCTGACAGGATTCTATCCTAAACAATATTACCCAAAGCCACTTAGACTGGTTAAATATTGGGATGAAGAACAAGAACGAGAATTTACATTCATAACCAATGCGATGCATATATCTGCGCTTCAAGTTGCTGAACTTTATAAAAATCGCTGGCAGGTAGAGCTGTTTTTCAAATGGCTCAAGCAGCACCTTAAAATCAAAAGATTTTGGGGAACTACAGAGAATGCTGTTCGAATACAGATATATGCTGCTATATGCGCTTACTGTTTGGTGGCAATCATTCAACACGATATGCAACTGGACAGAAGTACATATGAAGTGTTACAAATACTGAGCATCTCATTGACTGATAAGACTCATCTGAGAGACCTCTTTGATAAAACTAAATTTCAAAATGACAAAGAACGATTCGGACCAAATGGGCCAAGTTTATTTAATTTTTAA
- a CDS encoding glycoside hydrolase family 97 protein — MNLNRMKKSILLLLLVIPTLTKAQNVMTETRRELTSPDGAYRFTFYQRSFGEDNARMYYTLIYKNRPVVEEGELGVQIENQLFESALGVPNDTCHFWCENLKLTDTDHRKNDATWKPVYGERAEVRDCYNEMTLKFRKGEGQGMTEGGYDKRKNYFMNIIVRAYNEGVAFRYHFPETTNGLFLHITGERTSFTMPEGTMAYYERWAQGPYELRPLSGWGKEESERPLTMKLPDGLTVALLEAEMVDYARGKFRLSAEKPSTLETSLYSSVDIISPYSTPWRVIMAAERPVDLINHNDLALNLNTPCRISDISWIKPGKVFRSGDLKQEKVKAAIDFAAERGIQYVHMDAGWYGPEMKMSSDATTVSPDKDLDISALCKYAESRGIGLMVYVNQRALVQQLDSLLPLYKKWGLKGIKFGFVQIGNQHWSTWLHDAVRKCAEYEMMVDIHDEYRPTGFSRTYPNLMTQEGIRGNEEMPDATHNTILPYTRFLAGAGDYTLCYFNSRVKNTKAHQLAMAAVYYSPLQFMFWYDNPAMYKGEEELEFWKAIPTVWDESRALDGEIGEYIVQARRSGKEWFVGAMTNTEARTITLTTDFLKPGTKYIVNLYEDDDKLNTRTKVRTTHKKIKAGDKLTLKLKSSGGAALHFTLAE; from the coding sequence ATGAATTTAAATAGAATGAAGAAAAGTATCTTGCTTTTACTGTTGGTAATACCGACACTGACAAAGGCACAGAATGTGATGACAGAAACCCGCCGGGAACTGACTTCCCCAGACGGAGCGTATCGGTTCACCTTTTACCAGCGTTCGTTCGGAGAGGATAATGCACGGATGTATTATACGCTGATATATAAGAATCGTCCTGTAGTGGAGGAGGGTGAACTCGGTGTACAGATAGAGAATCAATTGTTTGAATCGGCATTGGGAGTACCGAACGATACTTGCCATTTTTGGTGCGAGAATCTGAAATTAACGGATACTGATCATCGGAAAAACGATGCAACATGGAAACCTGTATATGGAGAACGTGCCGAAGTTCGGGACTGTTATAATGAAATGACTTTAAAGTTTCGTAAAGGTGAGGGACAAGGGATGACTGAAGGCGGTTACGACAAACGTAAAAACTACTTTATGAATATTATCGTCCGTGCCTATAACGAAGGAGTGGCATTCCGTTATCATTTTCCGGAAACGACCAATGGGCTATTTTTACATATTACAGGTGAACGGACAAGTTTCACAATGCCTGAAGGTACAATGGCTTACTATGAACGTTGGGCACAAGGTCCTTATGAGCTTCGTCCCCTGTCAGGGTGGGGAAAAGAGGAAAGTGAACGCCCTTTGACTATGAAACTGCCAGATGGATTGACTGTTGCATTACTGGAAGCGGAGATGGTGGATTATGCTCGTGGAAAATTCCGTTTGTCTGCAGAGAAGCCTTCAACACTGGAAACTAGCTTGTATAGCAGCGTTGACATTATTTCTCCCTACAGTACCCCTTGGCGTGTCATTATGGCTGCCGAACGTCCGGTCGATTTGATCAATCATAATGATTTGGCTTTGAATTTAAATACTCCTTGTCGGATATCAGATATTTCTTGGATTAAGCCTGGGAAAGTATTCCGTTCTGGAGACTTAAAACAGGAGAAAGTAAAAGCAGCCATTGATTTTGCAGCGGAACGTGGCATTCAATATGTACATATGGATGCAGGATGGTATGGCCCGGAAATGAAAATGAGTTCGGATGCTACTACGGTTTCTCCGGATAAAGATCTTGATATTTCTGCTTTATGTAAATATGCAGAATCTAGAGGCATTGGATTAATGGTCTATGTCAATCAACGTGCTTTGGTTCAACAGCTAGATTCTTTATTGCCATTGTATAAAAAATGGGGATTGAAAGGAATTAAATTCGGTTTTGTACAGATAGGTAATCAGCATTGGAGTACGTGGTTACATGATGCAGTCCGTAAATGTGCGGAATATGAAATGATGGTGGATATTCATGATGAATATCGTCCAACCGGTTTCAGTCGTACCTATCCCAATTTGATGACGCAAGAAGGTATCCGTGGAAATGAAGAGATGCCGGATGCGACACACAATACCATTCTCCCTTATACTCGTTTTCTGGCAGGCGCAGGAGATTATACACTCTGTTATTTTAATAGTCGCGTGAAAAACACCAAAGCACATCAATTGGCAATGGCAGCCGTATATTACAGTCCTTTGCAATTTATGTTTTGGTATGATAATCCTGCTATGTATAAAGGTGAGGAGGAACTGGAGTTCTGGAAAGCCATCCCGACTGTTTGGGATGAAAGTCGTGCATTAGATGGAGAAATAGGTGAATATATTGTGCAGGCTCGTCGTTCCGGAAAAGAATGGTTTGTGGGAGCAATGACAAATACAGAAGCGCGTACCATTACGTTAACCACGGATTTTTTGAAACCGGGAACGAAGTATATAGTCAACTTGTATGAAGATGACGACAAGTTGAATACACGTACAAAGGTTCGTACTACTCATAAGAAGATAAAAGCCGGAGATAAGCTAACTTTGAAGTTAAAGTCCTCCGGTGGTGCTGCACTGCATTTTACTCTTGCTGAGTAG
- the murQ gene encoding N-acetylmuramic acid 6-phosphate etherase: MEFIKITEQPSLYDDLDKKSVKEILEDINTEDHKVADAVQKAIPQIEKLVTLIIPRVKKGGRIFYMGAGTSGRLGVLDASEIPPTFGMPPTVVIGLIAGGDTALRNPVENAEDDMSRGWEELLQHHINSEDTVIGIAASGTTPYVIGAMRTAREHGILTGCITSNPNSPMATEADVPIEVIVGPEYVTGSSRMKSGTAQKMILNMISTTIMIELGRVQGNKMVNMQLSNQKLIDRGTRMIIEELHLDYEKAEALLLLHGSVKSAIEAYRRHNSTQQE; the protein is encoded by the coding sequence ATGGAATTTATCAAGATAACAGAGCAACCATCGCTCTATGATGACCTCGACAAGAAGTCGGTAAAAGAGATTCTGGAAGATATCAATACTGAAGACCATAAAGTAGCGGATGCCGTGCAGAAAGCAATCCCACAAATAGAGAAACTGGTCACATTAATTATTCCCCGAGTAAAAAAAGGTGGGAGAATATTCTATATGGGGGCCGGAACAAGCGGACGTTTAGGTGTACTCGACGCTTCCGAAATACCTCCGACTTTCGGTATGCCTCCCACCGTAGTTATCGGACTAATCGCCGGAGGAGATACCGCCTTGCGCAATCCCGTCGAGAATGCGGAAGATGATATGTCCCGCGGATGGGAAGAGTTATTGCAGCATCATATCAATAGTGAAGATACAGTCATCGGAATTGCAGCATCCGGCACCACTCCTTATGTGATCGGAGCCATGCGCACAGCACGGGAACACGGAATACTGACCGGCTGCATTACCAGTAATCCAAATTCGCCGATGGCTACCGAAGCTGATGTACCGATAGAAGTGATTGTCGGTCCGGAGTATGTGACAGGAAGTTCTCGGATGAAATCGGGTACTGCTCAAAAGATGATTCTGAATATGATCAGCACTACTATCATGATTGAACTGGGACGCGTGCAAGGAAATAAAATGGTCAATATGCAATTGAGTAACCAAAAACTCATTGATCGGGGAACGCGCATGATCATTGAAGAACTCCATCTGGACTACGAAAAGGCTGAGGCACTTCTGTTGCTACACGGTTCGGTTAAGTCTGCGATAGAGGCCTATCGCAGACACAACTCTACTCAGCAAGAGTAA
- a CDS encoding DUF3037 domain-containing protein produces MQERHLYEYATIRFVPKVEREEFINVGIVLFSKRCKYLKSLYTIDENKLKLFSSELDMNCLKEGLHVFDRICSGSKEGGMIASMDVPDRFRWLTAVKSSCIQVSRPHPGFSEDLDATLERLFKELVL; encoded by the coding sequence ATGCAAGAAAGGCACTTATATGAATACGCAACCATTCGTTTCGTTCCCAAAGTAGAACGTGAAGAATTTATCAATGTAGGTATTGTACTGTTCTCCAAACGATGCAAATACCTCAAATCACTTTATACGATAGATGAGAATAAACTGAAACTGTTTTCTTCCGAACTGGATATGAATTGTCTGAAAGAAGGACTGCATGTCTTCGACAGGATTTGTTCGGGTAGTAAGGAAGGGGGAATGATAGCAAGCATGGATGTCCCCGATCGTTTCCGGTGGCTGACCGCTGTAAAAAGCTCATGTATACAAGTATCCCGCCCGCATCCCGGATTTTCCGAGGATTTGGATGCTACCTTGGAGCGTTTGTTCAAAGAATTAGTGCTTTAA
- a CDS encoding HipA family kinase — protein sequence MDLRTANVTRYILPLREGGSLPALAEADDEFKYVVKFRGAGHGTKALIAELIGGEIARTLGFRVPEIIFLNLDEAFGRTEADEEIQDLLQWSRGLNIGLHFLSGALTFDPVVHQVDGKTASQIVWMDAFLTNVDRTIKNTNMLMWHKELWLIDHGASLYFQHSWTNWQKQALTPFVQIKDHVLLPFADQLKETDMAFRQLLTSDKIWEIVNTVPDDWLNWTEGQETPQDLRDIYIQFLEERIKHSELFVNEAQHARKALI from the coding sequence ATGGATTTACGTACAGCAAACGTAACTAGATATATTCTTCCCCTGCGGGAAGGCGGATCATTGCCGGCTTTGGCTGAAGCTGACGATGAGTTCAAATATGTCGTAAAATTCAGAGGAGCAGGCCACGGAACCAAAGCCCTTATCGCTGAATTGATCGGAGGAGAAATAGCCCGTACTCTGGGCTTCAGAGTACCGGAGATCATCTTCCTGAATTTAGATGAAGCTTTCGGCCGAACGGAAGCAGATGAAGAGATACAGGATTTACTGCAATGGAGCCGTGGATTGAATATCGGTTTGCATTTCTTGTCCGGAGCGTTGACCTTCGATCCTGTCGTACATCAAGTGGATGGTAAAACCGCCTCACAGATTGTGTGGATGGATGCTTTTCTGACAAATGTGGACCGTACCATCAAGAATACCAATATGCTGATGTGGCATAAAGAATTATGGCTGATCGATCATGGAGCTTCCCTTTACTTCCAACATAGCTGGACCAACTGGCAGAAACAGGCACTCACCCCATTCGTGCAGATAAAAGATCATGTTTTATTGCCATTTGCCGACCAACTGAAAGAAACAGATATGGCATTCAGACAGTTACTAACCTCCGATAAGATATGGGAAATAGTCAATACCGTCCCCGACGACTGGTTGAACTGGACGGAAGGACAGGAAACTCCACAAGACCTGAGAGATATTTATATTCAATTTTTAGAGGAAAGGATCAAGCATTCCGAACTATTTGTAAATGAAGCGCAACATGCAAGAAAGGCACTTATATGA